In a genomic window of Candidatus Neomarinimicrobiota bacterium:
- the msrP gene encoding protein-methionine-sulfoxide reductase catalytic subunit MsrP, producing the protein MAKIKSSEITSESDYLNRRKFMKGAGVAAAATILNPASILAGINNSALPDSEKLTSLESITNYNNFYEFSTDKEDVAKLSQKLTVSPWEVEVGGLVEKPGVFSVDDLKAKYTQEERIYRLRCVEGWSMVIPWTGFPVASLLKDVVPKSKAKFVKFTTLMRPKEMVGQKSSWYEWPYIEGLRIDEAMNDLAIFATGLYGKDMPKQNGAPIRLVVPWKYGFKSIKSIVKIELVEKMPVSLWMKAAPNEYGFYSNVNPKKSHPRWSQKTERRIGEFRRRKTLMFNGYENEVASLYSDMDLKKYF; encoded by the coding sequence ATGGCGAAAATAAAATCTTCTGAAATTACATCCGAATCTGATTATCTTAATCGTCGGAAGTTTATGAAAGGAGCGGGTGTGGCGGCGGCGGCGACTATATTGAATCCTGCTTCCATTTTAGCCGGAATTAACAACTCCGCTCTGCCTGATTCAGAAAAATTAACTTCATTAGAATCCATCACCAACTACAACAACTTTTATGAATTCAGCACCGATAAAGAAGATGTGGCAAAGCTTTCGCAAAAACTGACTGTTTCTCCCTGGGAAGTGGAAGTCGGCGGGTTAGTAGAAAAGCCGGGCGTGTTCAGTGTGGATGATCTTAAAGCCAAATATACACAGGAAGAACGCATATACAGGCTTCGTTGTGTGGAAGGATGGTCAATGGTTATCCCGTGGACGGGGTTCCCTGTTGCATCGCTTCTGAAAGATGTGGTACCAAAATCGAAAGCAAAATTCGTGAAATTCACTACTCTGATGCGTCCGAAAGAGATGGTGGGGCAAAAAAGCTCGTGGTATGAATGGCCATATATTGAGGGACTACGCATTGACGAGGCGATGAATGACCTGGCTATTTTCGCCACAGGGTTATATGGAAAAGATATGCCGAAGCAGAACGGCGCTCCCATACGGTTGGTAGTTCCGTGGAAATATGGTTTTAAGAGCATAAAATCTATTGTTAAAATCGAGCTGGTAGAGAAAATGCCCGTTTCGCTCTGGATGAAAGCGGCTCCAAATGAATACGGATTTTATTCAAACGTGAATCCGAAGAAGTCGCATCCGCGCTGGTCGCAAAAAACTGAAAGGCGAATCGGAGAATTCAGAAGGCGCAAAACTCTGATGTTCAACGGTTATGAGAATGAAGTCGCAAGTCTCTATTCCGATATGGATTTGAAGAAGTATTTTTGA
- a CDS encoding sulfoxide reductase heme-binding subunit YedZ → MKRFLKPIVHIASLLPLLLLILDWQNGSLTANPIQYLTLKTGKTALILLSITLSITPIVYLTGKKFIRQFKKMLGLYTALYAFLHFSVFIALDYYFDWELIKDAIVEKPYILVGFSALLILATLAATSTKGWKLRLKKNWKRLHRLVYVAGILVILHYTWLVKADIREPLIYGAFMAVFLIIRLPFIRDQLIKARERKTSPQVSS, encoded by the coding sequence TTGAAACGTTTTTTGAAACCTATAGTTCATATAGCAAGTCTATTACCTCTATTGCTATTAATATTGGACTGGCAAAACGGGTCGTTAACGGCAAATCCGATTCAGTATCTTACGCTAAAAACCGGGAAGACAGCTCTGATTCTCCTGAGTATAACTCTTTCAATTACACCCATAGTTTATCTGACAGGGAAGAAATTTATCAGGCAATTCAAAAAGATGCTCGGTCTTTATACCGCTCTTTACGCATTTTTACATTTCAGCGTTTTCATTGCGCTTGATTATTATTTTGATTGGGAGCTCATTAAAGACGCTATCGTGGAAAAGCCCTATATATTAGTAGGATTTTCCGCTCTTCTGATATTAGCGACGCTGGCAGCCACTTCCACAAAAGGATGGAAATTGAGGTTGAAGAAAAATTGGAAACGTCTTCATCGGCTCGTTTACGTTGCCGGAATTCTCGTTATATTGCACTATACTTGGCTCGTGAAGGCAGATATCCGCGAACCGTTGATATACGGCGCTTTTATGGCTGTTTTTCTCATAATAAGGCTTCCATTTATACGTGACCAGCTGATAAAAGCAAGAGAACGTAAGACTTCACCGCAGGTTTCGTCTTAA
- a CDS encoding OsmC family protein, producing MKVYLKQIHKHSLVAKGESNHWVTIDDKPDSGHGAGSSPMELMLMSIAACTAMDVISILKKRRANLSDLEIEIDGERRDEHPRIYTDIHIKYLLTGKGLKVKDVERAISLSEEKYCSAIGMVKNTAKISSDYQIIENAD from the coding sequence ATGAAAGTTTATCTCAAACAAATCCACAAACATTCTTTGGTTGCTAAAGGTGAATCAAATCACTGGGTGACAATTGATGACAAACCCGATTCCGGTCATGGCGCCGGTTCGTCGCCAATGGAACTGATGCTTATGTCAATTGCCGCATGTACCGCAATGGACGTAATTTCTATTCTCAAAAAGCGTAGAGCGAATTTATCCGATCTTGAGATTGAAATTGACGGCGAAAGGAGAGATGAACATCCCAGAATATACACCGATATTCATATAAAGTATCTGCTGACAGGAAAAGGGCTTAAAGTAAAAGACGTGGAGCGGGCGATTAGCCTGTCAGAGGAGAAATATTGTTCTGCCATCGGTATGGTAAAGAACACAGCGAAAATCAGCTCTGATTATCAGATTATAGAAAACGCGGATTAG
- a CDS encoding aminomethyl transferase family protein, translated as MNKTSNIETDAILKTVTNEASLKSGANLIESNGWLIPNDYGNVLDEYVAFKEGVVAIDFSDNGVVLIEGKDSLDFLHRMSTNDVINTGENDRTLNVLTNADGRIIDAAWMITGPQKQSAMLVGSAGSGKMVARWLEQYHFSEELDIRDESGKYGVFAVYGENASDIAASLKCDVINSDKNSAFVLVKENASEYWANLSEQGAVPVGREAWNIRRIELGIPRFGFELTESANPLEAGLFDSISFSKGCYIGQEVIARMDTYDKVARQLRRLHFSGEVDDSSKPTLSSGGRNVGIVTSSVYSIELGKHIGLGYIKNKHAELGNELLISDSKETAIVGESFSEFAEDNS; from the coding sequence ATGAACAAGACCTCTAATATAGAAACAGACGCGATACTGAAAACGGTGACTAATGAAGCATCACTAAAATCAGGCGCAAACCTGATTGAATCCAACGGTTGGTTGATACCGAATGATTACGGAAACGTCTTGGATGAATATGTAGCGTTTAAGGAAGGTGTGGTAGCAATAGACTTTTCAGATAATGGAGTCGTATTAATTGAAGGAAAAGATTCCTTGGATTTTCTTCACAGGATGTCAACCAATGATGTTATCAACACCGGCGAAAACGACAGAACTCTCAATGTACTGACAAACGCTGACGGACGGATTATTGACGCCGCATGGATGATAACAGGTCCTCAAAAACAGAGCGCGATGCTTGTAGGGAGCGCCGGCAGCGGTAAAATGGTTGCCCGATGGTTGGAACAGTATCATTTTTCCGAAGAACTTGATATCAGAGACGAATCGGGAAAATATGGTGTGTTCGCCGTATATGGCGAAAACGCATCTGATATCGCTGCGTCATTAAAATGCGATGTAATTAATTCCGATAAGAATTCCGCATTTGTTCTCGTTAAGGAGAACGCCTCCGAATATTGGGCGAATTTATCAGAGCAGGGCGCCGTTCCCGTGGGGCGTGAAGCATGGAATATTCGCAGAATAGAATTGGGCATCCCGAGATTCGGGTTCGAATTGACCGAATCCGCCAATCCGTTAGAAGCCGGATTATTCGACTCAATTTCTTTTTCAAAAGGCTGCTATATCGGACAGGAAGTAATTGCCAGAATGGACACCTATGACAAAGTCGCCAGACAATTACGGAGACTGCATTTTAGCGGGGAGGTTGACGATTCGTCAAAGCCGACTCTCTCTTCCGGTGGCAGGAACGTGGGAATCGTCACCAGCAGCGTTTACTCGATCGAACTCGGAAAACATATCGGACTCGGTTACATCAAAAACAAACACGCTGAATTGGGAAACGAACTTCTTATTTCGGATAGCAAGGAAACCGCAATTGTAGGTGAAAGCTTCTCAGAATTTGCTGAAGATAATTCCTAA
- a CDS encoding LysM peptidoglycan-binding domain-containing protein, with the protein MKQYVQIFLTFILIFFLGCGAEEKESLTVQDKELVEVYVQISLIKDSNLSNPDKNILIDKYLSEKNLTMEKIDLRLETYRANPAEWRNFFMNVQSRLKELQRESREKTLDESESVNLIVDTVTAHTDPPILNADSDTIIKSSSGSESEAPVSEELTDSHIAVEDDTTIIEPIPSPDYPEGSFESDELGLFLYEIQPGDNLSTLASLYDAETEQLVIINGILSANAIRIGQKILIPNKITNIILHTIASGDVLSKISVRYNSDLEQIIQINKISNVNAINLNDLLYIPVRKTETEGNK; encoded by the coding sequence ATGAAGCAATATGTTCAGATATTCCTCACTTTTATACTGATTTTCTTTTTAGGATGTGGCGCCGAAGAGAAAGAATCTCTAACAGTTCAAGATAAAGAATTAGTTGAGGTATATGTACAAATATCCCTCATTAAGGATTCTAATCTTAGTAATCCTGATAAAAATATTCTAATTGACAAATACTTATCAGAAAAAAATTTAACAATGGAAAAAATTGACTTAAGATTGGAAACGTATAGAGCTAATCCGGCGGAATGGAGAAATTTCTTTATGAACGTACAATCTCGACTTAAAGAGCTGCAAAGAGAAAGTAGGGAAAAGACACTCGATGAATCAGAGTCCGTAAATCTGATTGTCGACACTGTTACAGCGCATACTGACCCGCCAATCCTGAATGCCGATAGCGACACAATCATTAAATCATCAAGCGGCTCTGAAAGTGAAGCGCCTGTTTCAGAAGAACTAACCGATAGCCATATCGCCGTTGAAGACGATACAACTATTATAGAGCCGATACCTTCACCGGATTATCCTGAAGGATCATTTGAATCTGACGAATTAGGTCTATTTTTATATGAAATTCAACCGGGAGACAATCTTTCCACATTGGCCAGTCTTTATGACGCTGAAACAGAGCAGTTAGTTATAATCAATGGGATATTAAGCGCAAATGCTATCAGAATCGGGCAAAAGATTTTGATTCCCAATAAGATTACGAATATAATCTTGCACACTATAGCGAGCGGCGATGTGCTGTCAAAGATTTCTGTCAGATATAATTCAGACCTCGAACAGATTATTCAGATCAATAAAATTAGTAATGTGAATGCAATTAACCTTAACGACCTATTATATATTCCTGTGAGAAAGACCGAAACGGAAGGTAACAAATGA
- a CDS encoding PD40 domain-containing protein, with product MNTQGKAALISGKLLTAFLMLSVLFDSANGQGFGKNKVQYNDFKWEFIQSEHFDVYFTEGGREIAEFAATAAESAYVTISYTLRWDLKKRVSLIMYNSHNDFQSTNVSLSYLVEGIGGFTELFKNRVVMPWEGSYSDFRSTLHHELVHAMINDLVYGGSVQSIISGRVSLAIPIWFSEGFAEYSSDMWDTRADMFMRDLSINGQVPPIQYLNGYYAYKGGQSLMKYLGDKYGEEKIGEILSRMKGTRSVEGGFKAAIGQDLEELSKKWHKYLKKLYWPDIADRLEPEEFALRMTDHVKLQNFQNVSPAISPGGGKIAFLSDKSGYADIYLMSAVDGRIIERLVSGQRTPDLEELKWLNPAISWSPDGKKIVIAAKSGDQDGLIILDVKTKKMEKYKFGLDGIFTASWSPDGNKIAFVGNKDGARDIYVFNMANDELKRLTNDPFDDTEPSWSPDGSLIAFASDRGDYLYSSQLNGDFNPNSYKFGQMDIYTMKFDGSDMKRITSTSFSENFPSWAHTENKLAFTSDRVGIWNIYIHDFDTGKEYPITNVITGIFQLSWSADDSKLAFSALSKGGYDIYVLKNPLSIGEDEIVLQKTQWVKELEEDGLTPGTVTAAYHAKARRTNFNKTKPDNKDFSKFDFSSDFKTDSSKIAVANNHETRLDSGIVIGEDGSYIAQPYKTKFSLDLVDGVAGYNTFFGFQGTTVLYFSDVLGNHQIQLGADFLIDFDNSDYFLSYFYLARRTNYGISAFHTADFFSGNRFQGTIRYRTYGLGLTVSRPFNKFRRIDFIATWFNVSQEAIFVPDLAPTKVSTILPEIRLVHDNVLYGFTGPIDGSRAILRWQVSPKYNSNSFEFQKMEIDFRKYWKINWFHSFAARFSGGASFGADAPNYFLGGTPGWINWGVNEEELSFNERIQDVQNIYFSEFEVPLRGGSYYQLVGTRYFLGNYEFRFPMFRRLDLGWPLPLRFPLIMGVAFTDFGVAWGPGKLVISKRDEFGVKRFEDAFLGYGFGLRLPIGFAMLKIDLAWNNDLSRTSKPRYYFSLGTDF from the coding sequence ATGAATACCCAGGGAAAAGCAGCTCTGATATCAGGTAAACTTTTGACGGCATTTCTTATGCTGAGCGTCCTCTTTGACAGTGCGAACGGTCAAGGATTCGGTAAGAATAAAGTCCAATATAATGATTTCAAATGGGAGTTTATTCAATCCGAACACTTTGATGTTTATTTTACCGAAGGCGGGCGGGAAATAGCGGAATTTGCCGCTACCGCTGCCGAATCTGCTTACGTAACCATAAGCTATACTCTTAGATGGGATTTAAAGAAAAGAGTATCTCTGATTATGTATAATTCCCATAACGATTTTCAATCTACAAACGTGTCGCTTAGTTACCTGGTGGAGGGAATAGGCGGATTTACCGAGTTGTTCAAGAATAGGGTTGTTATGCCCTGGGAAGGCTCATACAGCGATTTCAGAAGCACGCTTCATCACGAATTAGTCCATGCAATGATAAACGATCTTGTCTATGGGGGTTCTGTACAATCCATAATTTCAGGGAGGGTATCGCTTGCAATCCCTATCTGGTTTAGCGAAGGATTTGCGGAATATTCTTCTGATATGTGGGATACAAGAGCAGATATGTTTATGCGCGACTTAAGCATCAATGGACAGGTACCGCCGATTCAATATTTAAACGGATACTATGCCTATAAAGGCGGTCAGTCTCTTATGAAGTATCTCGGTGATAAGTATGGAGAGGAAAAAATTGGAGAAATACTCTCCCGGATGAAGGGAACCCGCAGTGTGGAAGGCGGATTCAAAGCGGCTATCGGTCAGGACCTTGAAGAGCTTTCAAAGAAATGGCATAAATATTTAAAGAAATTGTATTGGCCGGATATTGCCGACCGACTTGAACCTGAAGAGTTTGCGTTGAGAATGACTGATCACGTAAAGCTTCAAAATTTCCAAAACGTCTCACCCGCCATCTCGCCCGGAGGAGGCAAGATAGCATTTCTTTCCGACAAATCCGGATATGCCGATATTTATCTCATGTCTGCCGTAGATGGAAGAATAATAGAAAGGCTCGTCAGCGGTCAACGCACCCCCGATTTAGAAGAGCTAAAATGGCTGAATCCGGCTATCAGCTGGTCACCGGACGGAAAAAAAATAGTTATAGCCGCTAAAAGCGGTGATCAAGACGGGTTGATTATACTTGATGTGAAAACGAAAAAAATGGAAAAATATAAATTCGGATTAGACGGTATATTTACGGCTTCATGGTCTCCTGACGGTAATAAAATAGCTTTTGTGGGAAATAAGGATGGCGCACGGGACATTTACGTCTTCAATATGGCAAATGACGAGCTGAAAAGACTTACCAATGACCCGTTTGATGATACCGAACCTTCGTGGTCCCCCGACGGGTCTCTCATTGCGTTTGCTTCTGACAGAGGTGATTATCTTTATAGCTCTCAACTGAATGGAGATTTTAATCCAAATAGCTATAAGTTCGGACAAATGGATATATATACAATGAAGTTCGATGGCTCTGATATGAAAAGAATTACTTCCACTTCTTTCAGCGAGAATTTTCCATCGTGGGCGCATACGGAAAATAAACTCGCGTTTACTTCTGACAGGGTAGGTATATGGAATATATATATACACGATTTTGATACAGGAAAAGAATATCCTATAACAAACGTTATTACAGGCATTTTCCAGCTCTCATGGTCTGCCGATGATTCCAAGCTTGCCTTTTCAGCGCTTTCAAAAGGCGGTTATGATATTTATGTCCTGAAGAATCCTCTTTCCATTGGTGAAGACGAAATTGTTTTGCAGAAAACTCAATGGGTTAAAGAATTAGAAGAAGACGGATTAACTCCTGGGACAGTAACTGCCGCCTATCATGCCAAAGCACGGAGAACAAACTTTAACAAAACCAAGCCGGACAACAAAGATTTCTCGAAATTTGATTTTTCCTCTGATTTCAAAACTGATTCAAGTAAAATTGCAGTAGCAAATAATCATGAAACAAGACTTGATTCGGGCATAGTTATAGGTGAGGACGGCTCTTATATAGCTCAGCCGTATAAGACAAAATTTTCTCTTGACCTCGTAGATGGAGTAGCCGGCTATAATACGTTTTTCGGGTTTCAAGGGACTACAGTACTATATTTTTCGGACGTGTTGGGAAATCATCAGATACAGCTTGGAGCCGATTTCTTAATTGATTTTGATAACAGTGATTATTTTTTAAGCTACTTTTATTTAGCGCGAAGAACCAACTACGGTATTTCCGCATTTCATACGGCAGATTTTTTCAGCGGAAACAGATTTCAAGGAACTATCAGATACCGAACATACGGATTGGGATTGACCGTATCCCGGCCGTTCAACAAATTCAGAAGAATCGATTTTATTGCTACATGGTTCAATGTAAGCCAGGAAGCCATATTCGTTCCTGATTTGGCTCCTACTAAAGTGAGCACAATCCTGCCTGAAATACGGTTGGTTCACGATAATGTCCTTTACGGGTTTACGGGTCCTATTGACGGCTCAAGAGCGATTCTAAGATGGCAGGTAAGTCCCAAATACAACAGTAACAGTTTTGAATTTCAAAAGATGGAAATTGATTTTCGTAAGTATTGGAAAATTAACTGGTTTCATTCATTTGCAGCCAGGTTCTCCGGTGGCGCAAGTTTTGGGGCTGATGCGCCTAACTATTTCCTCGGCGGTACACCGGGATGGATAAACTGGGGTGTTAATGAAGAGGAACTTAGTTTCAATGAACGTATCCAGGATGTCCAAAATATATATTTTTCTGAGTTTGAGGTTCCCTTAAGAGGCGGAAGTTATTATCAGCTTGTAGGTACTCGATATTTTCTTGGAAACTATGAATTTCGTTTTCCAATGTTCCGCAGGTTAGATTTAGGTTGGCCGCTTCCGCTCCGATTCCCGCTTATTATGGGCGTAGCATTCACTGATTTCGGGGTAGCGTGGGGACCGGGAAAATTAGTAATCTCCAAGCGGGATGAGTTCGGCGTAAAGAGGTTTGAAGACGCCTTCCTTGGGTACGGATTTGGTTTAAGGCTTCCAATAGGGTTTGCTATGCTTAAGATAGACTTAGCCTGGAATAATGATCTAAGCCGAACCTCTAAACCGAGATATTATTTCTCGCTTGGCACCGATTTTTAG
- the radA gene encoding DNA repair protein RadA, translating to MAITTKTKTIYICANCGATSPKWSGKCSECGEWNTFSEEIVSKSTKKKLTHRSDLKKTISLGEINSEGTPKISTTIGELDRVLGGGLVAGSIVLLAGDPGIGKSTLMLQMAAAVSGNLKGETIFCAGEESGSQIKMRADRLGLDVSGVNLLLESNMDIVTELLYAKQDGLIIVDSIQTAFTENLESFAGSVSQVRETAGMLLKLAKNSGNIVFIVGHITKEGSIAGPKMLEHTVDTVLYMEGEKLNSYRILRSIKNRYGSTNEIGVFEMREKGLIEVENPSGFFLSGREELVPGSVVVASMEGTRPFLLEIQALVSRASYGTPQRNSTGIDNRRLAMIIAVLEKRAGVRLGMSDVFVNAAGGMKITETSIDLGTAVAMASSFKDSPVDDGIVIIGEIGLGGEVRPVSYIDRRLKEAFNLGFKHAVIPKSNDKNLKTPTGMRITKVASLSETLSVLL from the coding sequence ATGGCTATAACGACAAAGACTAAAACGATATATATCTGCGCCAATTGCGGAGCTACCTCTCCCAAATGGAGCGGTAAGTGCTCCGAATGCGGTGAATGGAATACTTTCTCTGAAGAAATAGTCTCAAAATCGACAAAGAAAAAACTAACCCATCGTTCAGATTTGAAGAAAACGATTTCTCTCGGAGAGATTAACTCTGAGGGAACACCGAAAATTTCTACTACCATCGGAGAGCTCGATAGAGTTCTTGGCGGAGGTTTGGTAGCTGGCAGCATTGTATTGTTGGCAGGCGATCCTGGAATTGGAAAATCAACATTAATGCTGCAAATGGCTGCCGCGGTATCAGGTAATCTCAAGGGCGAGACTATTTTTTGCGCTGGAGAGGAATCCGGAAGTCAAATAAAAATGCGGGCAGACCGTCTCGGGCTTGATGTATCAGGTGTCAATCTGCTTCTTGAAAGCAATATGGATATCGTCACAGAACTGCTTTACGCTAAGCAAGACGGACTTATTATTGTCGATTCGATTCAAACGGCATTCACCGAAAATCTCGAGAGCTTCGCCGGAAGCGTATCTCAGGTAAGAGAAACGGCGGGAATGCTTCTGAAACTGGCAAAGAACAGCGGCAATATCGTTTTTATAGTCGGGCATATCACCAAAGAGGGTTCGATAGCGGGACCGAAGATGCTTGAGCACACGGTTGATACGGTTCTCTATATGGAAGGTGAGAAGCTAAACTCATATCGTATTCTCCGGTCGATAAAAAATCGATACGGTTCCACAAACGAAATCGGCGTTTTTGAAATGCGGGAGAAAGGACTTATTGAGGTAGAAAATCCGTCCGGCTTTTTCCTTTCCGGCAGAGAAGAACTCGTACCGGGTTCTGTTGTTGTGGCGAGCATGGAAGGAACACGACCGTTTCTGTTGGAAATTCAGGCATTGGTCAGCAGGGCTTCATACGGCACACCTCAGCGTAATTCTACAGGGATAGATAACCGGCGGTTGGCGATGATAATCGCTGTATTGGAAAAAAGAGCAGGAGTGCGGTTGGGAATGAGCGACGTGTTCGTCAATGCGGCAGGAGGGATGAAGATAACCGAAACATCCATAGATTTGGGGACAGCGGTGGCGATGGCATCAAGTTTTAAGGACAGCCCGGTGGATGACGGTATTGTCATTATTGGTGAAATCGGATTGGGAGGTGAAGTTCGCCCCGTATCGTATATTGATAGAAGACTCAAAGAGGCTTTCAATCTCGGATTCAAGCACGCCGTTATTCCGAAATCCAATGATAAGAACTTAAAGACTCCTACAGGGATGCGGATAACAAAAGTTGCCTCGCTCTCGGAAACTCTGTCGGTCTTACTGTGA
- the tgt gene encoding tRNA guanosine(34) transglycosylase Tgt — protein MRSKFFTLENVDGVGARAGLLDTEHGVIETPVFMPVGTYGAVKSLSSDDLKETRTQIILGNAYHLYLRPGIETIKKAGGLHEFMNWDGPILTDSGGFQVFSLPKLTKIDDEGVTFQDHIDGSTHRFTPSKVIDVERNIGADIIMNFDECAPYPSTLEYASEAEIRTANWAARCKEQFDATEPLYGYKQFLFGIVQGSTYKELREKSTEAITALDFDGYAIGGLAVGESPEKMYDICGFNASLLPENKPRYLMGVGKPEDLIECVALGIDMFDCVVPTRNGRKGTVYTNEGKLNLNNAVHKTDSSPIENGCSCESCQKYSRSYLRHLFKMGETLAGRAATIHNLHYYMNLMTGMRNAIMENKFGDFRKEFYQLRKSSSNLTVREEMVE, from the coding sequence GTGAGGTCTAAATTTTTTACGCTTGAGAATGTTGACGGGGTCGGAGCGCGCGCGGGATTATTAGATACCGAACACGGCGTAATAGAAACTCCTGTCTTTATGCCGGTTGGAACTTACGGCGCGGTAAAATCGCTTTCTTCAGATGATTTAAAAGAAACGCGCACGCAAATAATTCTCGGAAACGCATATCATCTTTACCTCAGACCCGGCATAGAAACAATTAAAAAAGCGGGCGGACTCCACGAGTTTATGAATTGGGATGGTCCTATTCTTACCGATAGCGGAGGTTTTCAGGTGTTTTCTCTGCCGAAATTGACGAAAATAGATGACGAGGGTGTGACATTTCAGGATCATATTGACGGGTCCACACACCGGTTTACCCCTTCAAAGGTAATTGACGTGGAGAGGAATATCGGTGCGGACATCATTATGAATTTTGATGAGTGCGCTCCCTATCCAAGTACGCTTGAATACGCCTCCGAAGCGGAGATAAGAACAGCCAATTGGGCTGCGCGGTGCAAAGAACAATTTGACGCTACCGAACCGCTTTACGGCTATAAACAGTTTCTTTTTGGGATCGTTCAAGGAAGTACATATAAAGAACTGCGAGAAAAAAGTACAGAGGCTATTACGGCGCTCGATTTTGACGGCTATGCGATAGGGGGATTGGCAGTTGGTGAGTCGCCGGAAAAGATGTATGATATTTGTGGCTTCAACGCTTCTCTATTGCCCGAGAATAAACCTCGTTATCTAATGGGAGTGGGAAAGCCGGAAGACCTGATTGAGTGTGTGGCACTCGGTATTGATATGTTCGATTGCGTTGTTCCCACTCGAAACGGACGTAAAGGCACTGTTTATACCAATGAGGGGAAACTAAATTTGAACAATGCGGTCCATAAAACAGATTCATCGCCAATTGAAAATGGATGCTCTTGCGAATCGTGTCAAAAATATTCCCGCTCTTATCTGAGGCACCTGTTTAAAATGGGTGAGACTTTAGCGGGTCGAGCTGCAACAATCCATAATCTTCATTATTATATGAATCTTATGACCGGTATGAGAAACGCGATTATGGAGAATAAGTTCGGCGACTTCCGAAAAGAGTTTTATCAGCTGCGTAAAAGCAGTTCGAATCTGACGGTGAGGGAGGAAATGGTTGAGTAA
- a CDS encoding Cof-type HAD-IIB family hydrolase produces MSNHNLTAELKNKISKIKLIALDLDGTTLTDDKKITPEVTAAIKKAKDKGYEITFLTGRMFAAAAPYLKSMNLSVPIVCMNGTLIAESHTGKVLYEKTLEIGCVKQALKAVDGAPVYQFIYNGDKIHHSVKDPEILKYLEWWAVNFNEVAEINIDDYEKIYQLLFIGELEILNEISKNIDSDSECNLTTFSFPSPRYPLHFLEVKTQGDSKGKGLKFLRNYFGVNKDEVLAVGDYLNDFELLKEAGVAVAVANAVDDLKNNADIVTNRTNNEGAVEEVIDLILEYAHNSPTERE; encoded by the coding sequence TTGAGTAATCATAACCTTACCGCTGAATTAAAGAATAAAATCAGCAAAATTAAGCTAATCGCTCTTGACCTTGACGGCACCACGCTGACTGACGATAAGAAGATTACCCCTGAAGTAACTGCGGCCATTAAAAAGGCGAAAGATAAAGGCTATGAAATTACGTTTTTAACAGGAAGGATGTTTGCAGCGGCAGCTCCGTATTTGAAATCTATGAATCTATCTGTTCCAATCGTGTGTATGAACGGTACTCTAATTGCGGAATCTCATACAGGAAAAGTTCTATATGAAAAAACCTTGGAAATAGGCTGTGTAAAACAGGCGCTAAAGGCTGTTGACGGCGCTCCGGTCTATCAGTTCATTTATAATGGGGATAAGATACATCACAGCGTAAAAGACCCCGAGATACTTAAATACCTTGAATGGTGGGCGGTCAATTTCAATGAAGTTGCGGAAATCAACATAGATGATTATGAAAAAATATATCAGCTTTTATTCATAGGCGAACTTGAGATATTAAATGAAATATCCAAAAATATCGACAGCGATTCCGAATGTAATCTGACTACATTCAGCTTTCCATCGCCGCGCTACCCGCTGCATTTTTTAGAAGTCAAGACACAGGGAGATTCAAAAGGGAAAGGATTGAAATTCCTTCGCAATTATTTCGGGGTGAACAAGGATGAGGTTCTGGCAGTAGGTGATTACCTAAATGATTTCGAGCTCCTAAAGGAAGCTGGAGTGGCGGTTGCTGTGGCAAATGCTGTGGATGATCTGAAAAATAATGCTGATATTGTAACGAACAGGACCAACAATGAAGGAGCAGTGGAGGAAGTTATAGATTTGATTTTAGAATACGCCCACAACAGCCCGACAGAGAGAGAATAA